TAAAAGTTTCAAGGTGGAAATATTTCAAAGTGAAAATTTTATGTGCAATATTTCACTCTTAACCCTATACCCAAGTAAACACTGTGTCGAGGAAAACAGATCTCAAGGGGTGCActgaataataagtattaaattatagagGTTTGATTAAGTATCTTATTAGATTTTGAGATTGAgtcagatattttaatattttggaccAATTAGAATCAGCCAAAACACTTAGAGGCGGGTTTCCACTATACACAAAAAATGTACAGCTATGTCCGTATGTAATAATACGGTATCATGGTTAATCTTGTGCTAACCAGGaactggaaccttttgaatgGTAATCGgtcaaaatatccaaatttatcCGTTTTTACGTAAATTAGTAGATTACACTTTACTTTGTAATATACTGCAAAATATACTGCACACATATTAGTCAAatagtcaaataatataaaataaaatgtaaaacaagttgtttttatgaatacagtatacacacaatgaaataaaataaaatattaaataatttgctaaaaacATGACTACCTGcactattttctaaaaaattggaaaaacgttttataaaaataaaaatacacacatcattgtaaaatcaatacattcatcgctccgctcagaatctaaaattttctgaatattaaattttaaaattagttaaaccTATATACACTgcattactaatagtaaaacaaattttgcacgcacattaatataaaataaaatgtaaaataattttaaaacacgtCTTGTCGATAATTTAAACGAtaagatacctacataatattataccatggcGTCTCGTGAAATTTCCAGGTtgaaacactataatattattacattttaccttTATCGTAGTACGTAGGTGCGTGTATGTATCTTTGAGCTGAGCTTGGCGAGccttgttaatattatatatattgtaattaatatatatatacaaatatatcaacaacaattaaaaactCAATGCAAGGGTTTGACTAATGTGAGTGCAgtataatttgtgatattattactattagtaattagtaattactaattgtacctacatttttggaaaatagtgtaatattgtatggaatacctatattatatcatatatttatatttatattattatcatatattagtatatttttataattaaataatttgatattttagctaattttatttcaaagtaAAGTATAATCtactaatttatgtaaaaacggataaatttggatattttgtccAAGATTGCTTTTGAACTtgtctctccccccccccccccccaacaatGTCCTTTGGAGCTGCTCCGGCAACTACATTGGTATCCAGAGTTCATAGACCACtataaatcaatgaaataagtttatcaacaacaatatcgttattttattatttccccAAGTTTAATGTTAAAGTTACGATATTATCGTGTTAAATATcaattctttttataaataattaataatttgataattcatgaaacaaaatataacaattattaattataaatagtttgtaataattaaaaatatacctatataaaaaaataaaacatttaaagagAAAAGTGTTAATTATTTCTGAATTGAATCATATACATACAAACAAGCTAACCTAActacacaaatataaaatgtgacaAATCATTaaagacatttttagtttttattaataaattgaaaacacgtcattacattttttaatcttgcaattttaaattgtattcaatttctttattttcttctaaaattttatatttatcacccAACAATCAGGATACATTATGACAtcataagaaattataataatatgtttataattggATAGGAATCCACATATATAAGAAACATTGTGAGTGGAACAATGGAAGTGCCTAAGcatctcaaaaatatataattataggagcatttgacaattaatattttatgctttttcttaattatcagatttaaaaaaaaaaattatcgactttaccaattaatagaatattttaaacatatttggaCCTGGTAATACACACagataataggtaataactgtattttgtaaatattaatactacatAAAATAGCttacatgtatatacatttcaaGGGCAGTAATTATAGAATgcttattgtgaataaaaataaatacatgacCCTTATTAATTATTCAGTTATTTGGTACAAACCATGGGCCGTTTAAGTATGCACATTGCAcaattaactttataaataatttcataagcacacatttattttagtaaataatttaaatataaatctacaTCATTTACATCACagaattataaaaagaaaaatatcttTTGTGGCACTCATGACTTGAAAGATATTCTTCTCCTCAGTATCCATCCAGAccgttgtataatttattgatcgAGTTTTCTCCCAATATTCTTTTGAGatctattaaataaacattttaaatattaactgtaataaattatattgtattatcttgtttgaaatttattaaaatagtatttaaaacattgatcactattatgtattaatttaagcTGGTCGCAGAGAgtggtcaaaatatttaatacctccCTCCCATAGATAGTCCCATGGAAAAATGACAAACCTGAATCTTagactaaaaatttaaaaaacttgagTTTCCAACAACAATCAAACTTATTGGAAACCAGTGTGACAGCACGAATGAATGGAAAATAAAGTGGCAGAACTCTAATATAGATTACTGCAGTCTAATTAAGAGCCTGGATAGCCCAGTTTCTGGACTACATCTAACTACATTTAGAATCTGatgttaaatagttaaatagtattaaaaagttaatgatgtaatttaaattattaaaatataagttacctTCTTTGTCTTGTTCTGTGAAGTCATCTTTAGGAAACTGGACGTCAATAGTGATGATGAGATAACCATGTAGGTTATTGTTTTCATAGTTGGGCATACCTTCAccttttttacgaatttttgcTCCAGGCCAGGTTACAGTATTTCGTTCTATAAGAATTTTTCGACCATCTAATTGGGTTAACTCTGTTTGGAAGCCAACTAATGCgtcctaaaaataaattgttttaatataggtacaattaaaaattactcaAAACCTAACTCCTACcaaatatattgtacagtaaACAAATGGCATGTTTACTATGAGCCAAATCAATGCATTTAGTATTTACGTTAGTAGAAATATGACTAAaatgttcattatatttattttaactaaatttaatatttaataaaaaatgtttatacagttAGATTAGTcggtcaaattttattttattaaatttttttgaattttatgattatttttattacacattaacttaaaaaattagatataacacagaaaaaaataattaataaatcaggaaatatattttcttgaagaattttcaaataatttcataaaaatgaattaattaccTGTAATGTAATAGTTAGGTTAGTGTATAAATCATCGCCTCGCCTTTCAAAAACTGAATGaggtaatgtttttattttaaaaacaagatCACCAGGTTCTCCATCAATATGTGGCTCTCCTTCTGCAGTAAACTTAGTTTCTTGGCTATCTTTCATACCCGGTTCTATTTCTATTTCTAACATGCTTTCTTCAGTAAccattctaaaaaatatatcaagtaaatgtccttaattaattttatttaaaatatattatgtttaattatagtattttttaaattgtcaataaatcacttttaggttattataatataaaagtcaaGTTTTGGAAACTTATagtagttttttaaattgttactaaaaaaaaaataaaacttacttTACATTGGGACATTCATCACAAACATTTTGTTGCATCATTTGAAAACGACCAGGGCCCAATTGTTTGGTGATCATCTCTTGGCGACAATTAC
This genomic window from Metopolophium dirhodum isolate CAU chromosome 1, ASM1992520v1, whole genome shotgun sequence contains:
- the LOC132936524 gene encoding dnaJ homolog shv; this encodes MFLNYVLFVVYNLLTFSILAFCNSNDYYDILNVPRSAKQNHIKSAFRKMAKQLHPDKNQDDPEATEKFSKLRNAYEVLSDERMRKDYDRCGEQCVKKDSMAAGHDPFASFFGDFGFHFDESPGQKEIPKGGTIVLDLHVSLEELYNGNFVQVTRNKPVIKPAHGTRQCNCRQEMITKQLGPGRFQMMQQNVCDECPNVKMVTEESMLEIEIEPGMKDSQETKFTAEGEPHIDGEPGDLVFKIKTLPHSVFERRGDDLYTNLTITLQDALVGFQTELTQLDGRKILIERNTVTWPGAKIRKKGEGMPNYENNNLHGYLIITIDVQFPKDDFTEQDKEDLKRILGENSINKLYNGLDGY